The nucleotide sequence GTGGGCGGAGTGGGCGCGCGCACAGCAGTGGGCGCAGGCCTTCTGTCCGCTGCGCGACCTTGCCGGGCCGCATCCCTCCCAGCGTGCGCGCGGCTATGCTACAGGCGTGCGAAGACGCTGACGCCGCCGCGGCCTACTCCGTAGACGACCAGCGGGGCGATCCTCTCTTTGCCCATGCCCGGGGACCCTGCTGGCATGCCCGGTAGCGCGATCCCGGCAAGAGGCGGTGCTTCCCGGAGCAGTTTCCCAATCGCAGCCACCGGCACGTGTCCTTCCACGAAGTAGCCCGCGACCGTCATCGTGTGGCAGCTGCGCAGCGCTCCGGGCACACCCAGACGGTCCTTGATCCCGGTGAGGTCCGGGTGTGGACGATGCGCACCGCGTACCCGTTGTCGCGGAGATAGCCCACATACGCAGCGCAACAGCCGCAGGTCGGCGACATGTACACGGTCAGGCCCGGCAAAGTGTCCGTGGCACTCCGGGCGGGGCTTTGCGCTGAGGACAGCCCCCCAACGCCCACGGCGGCCATCCCGATCGCAGCGAGCACGAGGAAGGCCGCACGTCGACGTAGGCGGCAGGAGTGGGCGCCCTCAGGCCGGACGTGACAGCAGCCGACATCGCCACCAACGTACCAAAAGCGGGCACTGGGGACATCGGGTGCGCACCCGATCTTCAGCGCCGCCCATCGGCGGCCGCGGGCAGGGTGAAGGTGAAGGTGCTCCCTCGGTTCGGCCCATCGCTGTGGGCCCATATCTGCCCCCCCGTGGGCCTCGACGAGGTGGCGGGCGATGGTCAGCCCGATGCCGCTACCGCCGCTGGCGCGAGCGCGGGAACGATCTACGCGATAGAAGCGGTCGAAGACATGGGGCAGGTGCTCGGCGGCGATGCCGGCGCCGTCGTCGCGTACGGCCACCGCTACGAACGTCCGGTCGCGGTATGCCCGCACCTCGACATGGCCGCCGGGCGGCGTGTGCTGCAGCGCGTTGCCGAGGACGTTCGTGAGGACCTGGCCGATGCGATCTGGATCTGCGCAGACCGGCGGCACATCGGGCGCGAGTTCGGCCCTCAACGCGACCTTCTTGTCTTCGAACTGGGGCCGCATCCGCGCAAGGGCTGCCTCCACGAGCTCGCCCACACCGACCGTTCGGGGTTGGACCGGGATCTGGCCGGCCTCGACACGGGACAACTCCTGCAAGTCGGCGACCAGCCGTTGTAGCCGGTTCGTCTCCCGCAGGATCCGATGGAACGTCTCGGGTTCCGGGGGCAGCGCGCCGTCGAGCAGACTCCTACGTACCCGGCCACGCTCGAAAGCGATGTGCGCAGTTCGTGCGCTACGTCGGCGATCAGGTCGCGCCGCATCCGTTCCACCTGTTGCAAAGAGCCGGCCATGCGATTGAACTGGGATGCCAGGCGTCCCAGCTCGTCGCCGGAGGTGACCGGGACGCGTTCGTCGTAGCGACCGCTGGCGATGCGCTCGCTGGCGCGGGTCATCGCCTGGATCGGCGCCACGATGCGCCGCGACAGGAAGCCCGCGACGGCGACAGCGACCGTAATTGCCGCAGCGGCCGCGACCGCGACGGCTGCGTTCATGGGCCGCAGGAAGCTGCCGAGAAGATCTTCGGCCACCGCCGGGGCGCGCCCCATGTGCTGTCTCATCACCGCCAGGTGGTCCCCGAACGTCACGGGTGCGACCGCCTGGGCCGTCATCCACAACACGACCGTGCCGACGCCGATGATCAGTAGGTGGGAGGCGAACAGTTTCCACGCGAGCCGAGAGCCGAGCGGCGCCATGCCTCTCATCGTGGTTCGTCGGCGAATCGGTACCCCACACCCCGAGTAGTTCGGCCCCACACGCGTTCGAGGAGTTGCTCCCGCGTCAGCACGTGCCCCGGGTAGGCGGCCAGCACCGTGAGCAGGTCGAACTCCAGGGCCGTGAGCGCGATCGGCTCCCCATCGCGCCGAACCTCGCGCCGCGCGGGATCGATGCGCAGGTGCTGGAAGACCATCGTCGGTGCCAGGCCCATCCCGCCACGTCCCCGGCGCAGGATCGCACGGATGCGGGCCGTCAGCTCGCGCGGACTGAAGGGCTTGGTCACGTAGTCGTCGGCTCCCATCGTCAGCCCGACCACCTTGTCGGTCTCCTCGGCGCGCGCGGTCAGCATCACGACGTACGCGCCGGACTCCCGGCGCACCTGGCGCAGGATTTCGATGCCGTCCAGCCCCGGCAGCATCACATCGAGGACCACGACGTCGGGCCGGAAGGTACGGACCTTGGCGAGGCCGGCGGACCGTCGGACGCCACCTCGACCTCGAACCCCTCGCGTCTCAGGTAGGAACCGACCAGCTCGAGGATGCTGTCCTCGTCGTCGACGACCAACACTCTCGCCGCCAACGCCCCACCCCGCAGCGTTCAGACGGGCTCGAGCAGCCGGCGCAGCATCATCGGCAGCACGCCGCCGTGCCGGTAGTAGGAGAGTTCGGTCGCGGTGTCGATCCGCACGGTCGCCTGGAAGGTGACGCCGTCGCCGTCGGTCCGGTGGGCGCGGACCGTCACCGTACCACCCGGACGGAGGCCATCGGCCAACCCGAGCACATCGTAGACCTCCTTCCCGGTGAGCCCCAGCGACTCGGCGCCGTCGCCGTCGCGGAACTGCAGGGGCAGCACGCCCATCCCGACCAGGTTGCTGCGGTGGATGCGTTCGTAACTTTGGGCGAGTACCGCACGCACACCGAGCAGCGATACCCCCTTGGCTGCCCAATCTCGCGAGCTGCCCGCACCGTACTCCTTGCCCGCCAGCACCAACAGCGGTACGCCCTCACTCCGGTAGCGCATGGCGGCATCGTAGATGGGCAACAGCTGCCCGCTGGGCAAGTGCACTGTCCAGCCGCCCTCGCGCCCGCCCGCCAGCGCGTTGCGCAGCCGGATGTTGGCGAACGTTCCCCGCATCATGACCTGGTGATTGCCCCGTCGCGCACCGTAGCTGTTGAACTCCGCGGGGGATACCCCGTGCTCGATCAGGTAGCGGCCCGCGGGGCTGTCCGGCGGGATGCTGCCCGCAGGCGAGATGTGGTCGGTGGTGACGGAATCTCCAAGCACCGCCAAGACCCGGGCGCCCCGGATATCCTGCAGGGGTCCAGGCTGCGGGGGCAGGTCCTGGAAGAAGGGCGGTTCCTGTACGTACGTGGAGTCGGGGTCCCACGCGTAGAGGTTGCCCTCCGGAACCGGTAGGGTCCGCCACGCCTCGTCGCCCGTGAACACATCCCGGTAACGCTCGCGGAAAAGTTCTGGGCTCACGTGGCGCCCCACCAGCTCCTGCACCTCGTGGGTGGTTGGCCAGATGTCCGGTAGGTACACGGGATTCCCGTTGGGGTCGTACCCCACGGGGTCCCGGGTCAGGTCGACGTCCACAGTGCCCGCCAGGGCGAAGGTCACCACGAGGGGCGGGCTCGCTAGGTAGGCAGCCCGTACCAGCGGGTGGATCCGGCCCTCGAAGTTGCGGTTGCCGCTCAGTACTGCGGCGACGACCAGGTCATGCTCCTGGATGGCCTTCGCCACGGGCTCGGGCAGCGGCCCGCTGTTCCCGATGCAGGTGGTGCACCCGTAGCCCACCAGGTGGAAGCGCAGCGCCTCCAGGTAGGGCATCAGCCCCGCCTGCTTGAGGTACTCGGTTACCACCGCAGACCCCGGCGCCAGGCTCGTCTTCACCGCGGGACTCACCACCAAGCCTCGCTCGACCGCCTTCTTGGCCACCAGCCCCGCGGCCAGCATGACGGAGGGGTTGCTGGTGTTGGTGCAGCTGGTGATGGCCGCGATGACAACCGATCCGTGCCGCAGCTCCGCGTGCATCCCGTCCAGGCGGACATCCACGGTCTTGGGCCAGGAGGCGACGGCCGCGCCGCGGTCTCCGGCGGGCCGGCCTCCTTCAGACTCCAGACGGCCGGTGGCGACCCGGTTCGCGTCGGACGCGCCGATCCGATCCCCCAACGCCGCGTAGAAGCTGCGTCCAACGTCTCGCAGGGGGACCCGGTCCTGGGGCCGCTGCGGACCTGCCACACTGGGCTCCAGGGTGCCGAGGTCCAGCTCCACCACCTGGTCGTACGCCGGCTGTGCGCTCGCTTCCCAGAACATCCCCTGCTCCTTGGCGTAGCGCTCCACCAGGGCCGCGTGATCTGGGTCCTGGCTTGTGAGGCGCAGATAGCCCAACGTCTCGTTGTCGATGGGGAACAGAGCGGCGGTGGCCCCGTACTCGGGTGCCATGTTGGCGATGGTGGCCCGGTCCGGCAGGGACAGATGGTACAGGCTGGGCCCGAAGAACTCCACGAACTTGTCCACCACGCCCACTCGGCGCAGGATCTGGGTGACCGTGAGCACCAGGTCCGTAGCCGTGACGCCCTCGGGAGGCGTGCCGTGGAGCCGGAGGCCCACCACCTCCGGAGCCGCCAGGTAGATCGGCTGGCCCAGCATCACCGCCTCCGCCTCGATGCCGCCCACGCCCCAGCCCAGCACGCCGAGCCCGTTGACCATGGTGGTGTGGGAATCCGTCCCCACGAGACTGTCGGGGAACGCGACCTGCTCGCCGTCCTGGTCGCGCGTGGCCACCACCGAGGCCAGGTACTCCAGGTTCACCTGGTGGACGATCCCCGTACCCGGCGGCACCACCCGGAAGTTGCGGAACGCCTTCTGGGCCCACCGCAGCAGGGCATACCGCTCGCGGTTGCGCTCGTATTCCCGCTCCACGTTGAACCGGAAGGCCAGCGCCGACCCAAAGGCGTCCACCTGTACCGAGTGGTCGATCACCAGGTCCACAGGCACCAGCGGGTTGATGCGTTTGGGGTCGCCGCCCAGGCGGGCGACCGCAGACCGCATGGCTGCCAGGTCCACCACCGCCGGGACACCGGTGAAGTCCTGCAGAAGCACCCGCGCAGGCAGAAACGGCACCTCCCGCCCCGCACGTGAACCCGGCTGCCAGGAGGCGAGCGCACGCACGTCGTCTTCGGTGAACGGACCGCTTCCCGCAAAGCGGAGCACGTTCTCCAGTAGGACCTTGACGGTATAGGGGATGCGGTCCAAAGACAGCGTCAGATCGTCCGCGAGCGCGCCCAACCGATAGTAGGCAACGGTCTGCGTCCCTGTGGACAGCGTTGAGCGGGCGTGGAAGGGGTCTCGGCGGCTCATCGGCAGCATCGGTTCCGTGTTGTGCTCATGCCTCGATCAGACCCTTGCGGATCGCGTACCGTACCAGCTCGGTACGGTCGTGCAGGTTGAGCTTCTCCATGATGTGCGCACGGTGGGTCTGCACGGTCTTGATACTTATGTACAGCCGCTTGGCGATCTCCTGATTCGTCAGGCCCTCGGCGATCAGCGTGAGCACCTCGCGCTCGCGCGGCGTGAGACCGTCCAGCGACGCCGGCTCTTCCTTCGCTGCCGCACGGTCCAGGAAGTCCTGCACGACGAGGCGCGCCACCGACGGGTACAAGAATGCTTCCCCGCGGTGCGCGGCACGGACGGCGGAGACGAGGTCTTCGGCCGCGGCTCGCTTGAGCACGTAGCCGGCCCCACCCGCGCGCAGCATCCGGAAGACGTAGCTCGGCTCCTCGTGCATCGTCAAGCCAAGCACCTGCACCGACGGCAGCTCCTGCCGGATCTTCTCCGTCGCCTCGATCCCGGTCATGTCCGGCATGCTGATGTCCATCACCACGACGTCGGGCCGCAGCTGCCGCGCGAGTTCCAGCGCCTCGCGGCCGGTGGCGGCCTCGCCGACGACCTCGAAGTCCCGCTGGCCGGACAGGATCATCCGAACCCCCTCCCGCACGATGCTGTGGTCGTCGGCGATGAGAATGCGGATCTTGTTCATGACCGCCCCCGGCGCCGGGTTGCGGGCGCCGCGCCGGCGGTGGGGCGTCGTATCGTGCCCACCTTCACCCGCCGGACTCGTCGTGCAGCGGAATCCTCGCCAGCACCGTCGTGCCGACGCCGGGCACCGACAGCACCTGGAGCGTACCGCCTACCAGCTGCGCGCGCTCCCGCATCCCCGCCAGACCCAAGGTCGCCCGGGGTTCCGGGTCTGTGCTGTCGAACCCGGTCCCGTCGTCTCGGACCATCACGAGCAGGAACCCGCCGCGGCGGTCCACGCGGATCTCCAGCTGTCGTGCCTGCGCGTGCCGCAACGCGTTCGTCACGGCCTCCTGCACGATGCGAAATACGACCGTCTCGACCTCCTGCGGAAGGCGCTGCCCAATGTCACCGATGTGGACGTCGGCTCGCAGACCGGCCGCATGCACGTAAGTGTCCGCATACCAGCGGAGTGCGGGTCCCAGACCGAGGTCGTCGAGGATCGAAGGCCGCAGTTCGTACACGAGCTTGCGCAACTCGTCCAGTCCCTGCTGCGCCAGGTCGTGCAATTTCCGCAGCGCCGGCGCCAGCGGCCCGTCCTCGGACTCCGCGCGTCGGGTGAGTTGCGCGAGCTGGATGATCAGCGCCGTCATCATCTGTCCGGCGTGGTCGTGCAGGTCCCGGGCGATGCGCCGCCGTTCCTCTTCCTGCGCGACGAGCAACCTCTGCAGCAGCTGACGCCGCGTATGCTCCTGCTCGCGCACCTGGTCGAACAGACGGGCGCGCTGGACGGCGACAGCGATCTCGTGCCCCAACGCCTCCAGCAGGTCGAGTTCCTCCGCGGCGAACGACCTGCCCGGGGGCAGCAGCAGATTCAGGATCCCGACGGTTTCGTCCTGCGCGATCAGCGGAACCGAGGCGTGGCGGTGCCGCTCGGGCGACTGGGGCAGGGCCTGCTCCAGCCGCGCGCAGTCAATGAAGTTCACGGGCTCGGCGAGCCGCCCCTCCCGCAGCATCGAGATGCACCGGCAGTCCCCGGCCATCCGCCGCTTGCCGGAGACCGACAGCGCCGGAGGTAGGTTCACGTCTGCAGCCATACGGAACTCCCCAGGCTCCGGGCCGTGCAGGAAGATCCAGCCGGCGTCGACGTCCATTAGTTCGACGATGCGGTGCAGGGCTCCATCGAGTGCCTCCCGCAGTGTGTACGATCGGTTGAGCACCTCAGCGATGCCGCGGAAGATCGCGGTCTGCCGGGCGACGTGGCGCGGGGCATCCGTTGGTTGGGCTTCCATCATGCCTATCATACGGGCTCGCCGGCTCCGGGTGGCGAGTGTCGGGGACCGTGTTGCGCTCCCGTCGGTCGGCCGGACAGCTTCTCGATTTCGAGCGCCATCTGGAGGCGGAACCGGGTCTGGGGGTCGTCGAGACCTGCGCCCAGGATCTCCTCCATCCGCTCGACCCGGTGGCGCAGCGTGTTCCAGTGGACGTCCAGCCGCCGCGCCGCCGACCTCTGGTTGAACCCGCAGGTGATGAGGGCGACCGCAGTCTCGTACAGCGCCGCGCTGTGGTCGCGCAGGGCTCCCAGCGTGGCGCGGTACAGGCTTTCCATGGCCTCCCGGTCGGAGGCCGAGCCGAGGATCCGCACCGTCTCGAAGTCCTCATACCACCAGACCCCGCTGCCGCGCACCGTACCCAGCGCGGCCTCCGCCTGCCGCAGGCTGAGCGGGATCCCGGTGTGACCCTGCTGGGGCCGTCCCACGACGAGCGCGACCGGCACCTCCGGTGCGGCGTCGCGCAGGTGGAGCCAGATGCCCTGGACCCGGCGGCGGAGTCTATCTTGCGGCAAGTCGGCGGAAATCAGACACTGCACCTGGTTCAGGGCGAAGGCCAAGAAGGCGGGCAGGCGAAAGGCTTCCAGGGCCGCCTGAAGCGCCTGGCCCAGCCGTGCGCGGTTCTGGAAGTCGTCGGTGGACGTGAGCGCGCGCGGTCGCACAGTCCCGTCCGCATCGACCGGAGCAGCGATGGCGACGGCGTACGTGCCCTCGGGGTCGAACCCCAACAGTTGCGCGCGCTCCCGCAACCCCGAGTCCCCAGTCAGCCTGCCCTGCAGGACCGCTTCGACGAAGGTGTTGCGCACGCGGGCCTCCGCGTCGGCTACGGCCTGCTGGCGCAGCAGGTGCAACCCCGCCACGACTGCGCCGTGTTCTCCCGCGCGCACGTCCAGTTCGTTCATCCCGCCCGGTGGGCCGACGACAATGAGATACCCGGACACCTCCCGCCCGGTGCGCACCGGAAAGAAGATGCCCTCGATTTGGTCCGTGCGGAAGCTCCCCTCGCGGTGCGCTGACGACCCAGACGCCGAGATCGCCCCGCGGGCGGCCCGCTCGATCGTCTCCCACTCTGCGGGGGTCGCGGTCAACGCGCGCAGCCGCCGGTCCGTGACGACGACGCGCTTGCCGATCAGCTCCCCGAGCCGATCGGCGATGCTCTCCACGGCCTCGGCGTCGAGCGCGGCCGCGGTCAGCGTGCGGTGGATTCGCTCCGAACGCTCCAGCACCTCGAACTGCCGGCGGATGATCTCCCGGTTGATGGTCTCCACCAACTCGGCGAACGACGTCTCATGGTGCGCCTCGAGCACCGCCAGCCCGACTTCGCCTGCCGACGCAGCCTGGCGGATGGGGCTGGGAATGCTCGGGAAGAACGGCGGGTCCGCCCGGAACAGAATCGCGGAGGCGCCGGCGCGGTCCAGGTCTGCCAGGATCCTCCGCTGCTCGGCGGCGTCGGCCGGCCAACTGTATCCGGTCGTCAGCAGCAACTCCCCCCCGTGCGGCCAGGGCAGGACCTCGGGCCACGTGTGCACCCACCGGATGACCCGATCCAAGCCGTGGCGGGAGATCGGCTGCACGTCCCGCATGACATCCAAGCGCAACACCTCGTGCACCCGCAACATCACCTGTAGCCCCGAATCATAGACGGTAAATACTATGATAAACGCCCAAATCGATTCGGATCATCTTGTGACAACAAGCCCTTGATTTCGCCTCCGCGCACACCTGTAGCATGAGGCAACGATGTCGTCTCGACACGGCAGGCGTCGACGTGCCGCCGACACGATTACGGTGGGCTGTTTGTATCCGCTGACCGGCCGGGCGGCGCGCTACGGGCACGACGCGATCGTGGGTGCCGAGATGGCGGCCGACGAGATCAACGAAGCCGGCGGCGTGGACGGCTCCGAGTTGAGGCTGCTGTTCTCCGACGACCGGTCCGATCCCACGTTCGCCGTCAAGGTGGCCCAGCGCTATGTGACCGAGGACCGCGTCGAGTTCCTGATGGGGGTGGTCAGCAGCGCCGTCGCTTTGGCGGTGACCGAGGTTTCCCGGCACTTCGGTGTCGTCTTCGTCGGCACCGACCACGCGTCGGGGAGGCTGACCATCGAGCAGTTCCAGCCGTACTACTTCCGGGTGACGAACAACACGGTGCAGTCCATGCGCGCCGGCGCCATGTACCTGCAGCGCCGCCCGTGGTCCACCTACTTCTACATCGGGCCGGACTACGAGTACGGGCACAGGCAGTGGCAGGACTTCCGGGACCATCTCGCCCAGCTGCGGCCGGATGTGGCGTTCATCGGGCAGGCCTGGCCGAAGCTGTACCAGAGCGACTACCGACCGTTCATCCGTGCGATCCTCGAGGCTTCGCCGCAGGTGCTCGTCCACGGCTTTTGGGGCGGAGACACGATCGCCTTCCTCGAACAGGGGTTGGAACTGGGTCTATTCGACCGCATCCAGGTCGTCAGCTTCGACGCGGGTGGCAACTACGAGGTGTTCGAGGCCCTAGGCGACCGCATGCCCACCGGCCTCATCCTGAGCGCCCGCCACCACAACAACTTCCCGCAGACGGATGAAAACCGCACCTTCGTGGAGCGCTTTTGGTCGAGGGCGCGGCGCTATCCGTCGTACACGGCGCACGGGGCGTACGTCGGCGTGCACTTTATCGCGCAGGCCGTGCAGCGGGCGGGATCGGTGGACAGCGACGACGTCGTCCGCGCGGCCGAAGGCATGCAGCTTCGTACGCCTCGCGACCGCGAAGGTTTCTGTTCGTGGATCCGGCCGGTCGATCACCAGATCGTGCAGGAGATGTACATCGGCGTCAGCGAGCCCAACGTTGACTTCGCGCCGGCGCGCGTGATGCTGGGGCGGTGGGAGGTGATCCCCGCCGACCGGCTGTTGCCCGACACCGAAGAGATCCTGCGGCTGCGGCAGGCGGCCGCACAGCACAGATCGGCCATTCCACACGGGGGTGGGTCATGAGGCAAAGGAACGTCCATACGTCCGTTGCCCGGCGGGTGGCGGGGATCGCCGCGGCGGCCGCGCTGGCGGTGGCGGTGGGGGCGCCCGGCGGGACGGCCGGGGCGGGACCCGCACGGCCGGCGGAGGTCAAGATCGGCATCGTTACCTTCCTGTCCGGTCCGGCGGCGGCGCCGTTCGGCATCCCGGCCCGCAACGCGGCCGAGGTGCTCATCGACGAGATCAACGCCGGCCGCGCGCCGGCCCCGTACAATCAGCGGGGCATCGCTGGGGTTCCGATCCGCGTGGTGTACGTGGACGAAGCCGGGGGAGCGGACCGGCAGGTCGCGGAGTTC is from Armatimonadota bacterium and encodes:
- a CDS encoding response regulator transcription factor — encoded protein: MVLDVMLPGLDGIEILRQVRRESGAYVVMLTARAEETDKVVGLTMGADDYVTKPFSPRELTARIRAILRRGRGGMGLAPTMVFQHLRIDPARREVRRDGEPIALTALEFDLLTVLAAYPGHVLTREQLLERVWGRTTRGVGYRFADEPR
- a CDS encoding response regulator transcription factor, translating into MNKIRILIADDHSIVREGVRMILSGQRDFEVVGEAATGREALELARQLRPDVVVMDISMPDMTGIEATEKIRQELPSVQVLGLTMHEEPSYVFRMLRAGGAGYVLKRAAAEDLVSAVRAAHRGEAFLYPSVARLVVQDFLDRAAAKEEPASLDGLTPREREVLTLIAEGLTNQEIAKRLYISIKTVQTHRAHIMEKLNLHDRTELVRYAIRKGLIEA
- the acnA gene encoding aconitate hydratase AcnA — its product is MSRRDPFHARSTLSTGTQTVAYYRLGALADDLTLSLDRIPYTVKVLLENVLRFAGSGPFTEDDVRALASWQPGSRAGREVPFLPARVLLQDFTGVPAVVDLAAMRSAVARLGGDPKRINPLVPVDLVIDHSVQVDAFGSALAFRFNVEREYERNRERYALLRWAQKAFRNFRVVPPGTGIVHQVNLEYLASVVATRDQDGEQVAFPDSLVGTDSHTTMVNGLGVLGWGVGGIEAEAVMLGQPIYLAAPEVVGLRLHGTPPEGVTATDLVLTVTQILRRVGVVDKFVEFFGPSLYHLSLPDRATIANMAPEYGATAALFPIDNETLGYLRLTSQDPDHAALVERYAKEQGMFWEASAQPAYDQVVELDLGTLEPSVAGPQRPQDRVPLRDVGRSFYAALGDRIGASDANRVATGRLESEGGRPAGDRGAAVASWPKTVDVRLDGMHAELRHGSVVIAAITSCTNTSNPSVMLAAGLVAKKAVERGLVVSPAVKTSLAPGSAVVTEYLKQAGLMPYLEALRFHLVGYGCTTCIGNSGPLPEPVAKAIQEHDLVVAAVLSGNRNFEGRIHPLVRAAYLASPPLVVTFALAGTVDVDLTRDPVGYDPNGNPVYLPDIWPTTHEVQELVGRHVSPELFRERYRDVFTGDEAWRTLPVPEGNLYAWDPDSTYVQEPPFFQDLPPQPGPLQDIRGARVLAVLGDSVTTDHISPAGSIPPDSPAGRYLIEHGVSPAEFNSYGARRGNHQVMMRGTFANIRLRNALAGGREGGWTVHLPSGQLLPIYDAAMRYRSEGVPLLVLAGKEYGAGSSRDWAAKGVSLLGVRAVLAQSYERIHRSNLVGMGVLPLQFRDGDGAESLGLTGKEVYDVLGLADGLRPGGTVTVRAHRTDGDGVTFQATVRIDTATELSYYRHGGVLPMMLRRLLEPV
- a CDS encoding DUF411 domain-containing protein translates to MPGALRSCHTMTVAGYFVEGHVPVAAIGKLLREAPPLAGIALPGMPAGSPGMGKERIAPLVVYGVGRGGVSVFARL
- a CDS encoding ABC transporter substrate-binding protein; translation: MSSRHGRRRRAADTITVGCLYPLTGRAARYGHDAIVGAEMAADEINEAGGVDGSELRLLFSDDRSDPTFAVKVAQRYVTEDRVEFLMGVVSSAVALAVTEVSRHFGVVFVGTDHASGRLTIEQFQPYYFRVTNNTVQSMRAGAMYLQRRPWSTYFYIGPDYEYGHRQWQDFRDHLAQLRPDVAFIGQAWPKLYQSDYRPFIRAILEASPQVLVHGFWGGDTIAFLEQGLELGLFDRIQVVSFDAGGNYEVFEALGDRMPTGLILSARHHNNFPQTDENRTFVERFWSRARRYPSYTAHGAYVGVHFIAQAVQRAGSVDSDDVVRAAEGMQLRTPRDREGFCSWIRPVDHQIVQEMYIGVSEPNVDFAPARVMLGRWEVIPADRLLPDTEEILRLRQAAAQHRSAIPHGGGS
- a CDS encoding PucR family transcriptional regulator ligand-binding domain-containing protein, encoding MLRVHEVLRLDVMRDVQPISRHGLDRVIRWVHTWPEVLPWPHGGELLLTTGYSWPADAAEQRRILADLDRAGASAILFRADPPFFPSIPSPIRQAASAGEVGLAVLEAHHETSFAELVETINREIIRRQFEVLERSERIHRTLTAAALDAEAVESIADRLGELIGKRVVVTDRRLRALTATPAEWETIERAARGAISASGSSAHREGSFRTDQIEGIFFPVRTGREVSGYLIVVGPPGGMNELDVRAGEHGAVVAGLHLLRQQAVADAEARVRNTFVEAVLQGRLTGDSGLRERAQLLGFDPEGTYAVAIAAPVDADGTVRPRALTSTDDFQNRARLGQALQAALEAFRLPAFLAFALNQVQCLISADLPQDRLRRRVQGIWLHLRDAAPEVPVALVVGRPQQGHTGIPLSLRQAEAALGTVRGSGVWWYEDFETVRILGSASDREAMESLYRATLGALRDHSAALYETAVALITCGFNQRSAARRLDVHWNTLRHRVERMEEILGAGLDDPQTRFRLQMALEIEKLSGRPTGAQHGPRHSPPGAGEPV
- a CDS encoding sensor histidine kinase, translating into MEAQPTDAPRHVARQTAIFRGIAEVLNRSYTLREALDGALHRIVELMDVDAGWIFLHGPEPGEFRMAADVNLPPALSVSGKRRMAGDCRCISMLREGRLAEPVNFIDCARLEQALPQSPERHRHASVPLIAQDETVGILNLLLPPGRSFAAEELDLLEALGHEIAVAVQRARLFDQVREQEHTRRQLLQRLLVAQEEERRRIARDLHDHAGQMMTALIIQLAQLTRRAESEDGPLAPALRKLHDLAQQGLDELRKLVYELRPSILDDLGLGPALRWYADTYVHAAGLRADVHIGDIGQRLPQEVETVVFRIVQEAVTNALRHAQARQLEIRVDRRGGFLLVMVRDDGTGFDSTDPEPRATLGLAGMRERAQLVGGTLQVLSVPGVGTTVLARIPLHDESGG